In one window of Fusobacteria bacterium ZRK30 DNA:
- the mmsA gene encoding CoA-acylating methylmalonate-semialdehyde dehydrogenase → MKYNEIKNYLNGKFVSGMGEKYDVYAPINGEIIGEFKAATKTQLDEVVAKAKVAQEAWAGLTAKSRSKVIYKYRELLMKYREELSVVNCEENGKSMEEAYAGVDKAIELTEFACSIPQLISGKTQDVSRGVNCKEERRPLGVVASITPFNFPVMVPHWTVPNAIALGNAIILKPSELTPISAMKMAELWEEAGLPEGIFNVVNGGKEIVEGICDNQDIVAVSFVGSTPVAEIVHKRGSANSKRVLALGGAKNHIVVMPDANKDAGSRDIISSAFGMSGQRCMAVSVMIGVGSIDDVYEEVITKAKNMVPGVDLPPVISEAAIKKIEDYLNYAEENGAEIIVDGRTVKGDRGYFIGPSIIDWGNSKKMSSEEIFGPVLEIRSANTIAEAASIQNESPYGNAAAIFTQNGRFVDEAIREFQAGMLGVNIGVPVPREPFSFGGIKDSKFGYGDITGVSSIDFWTNLIKITTKWNPEHKVDWMS, encoded by the coding sequence ATGAAATATAATGAAATTAAAAATTATTTAAATGGTAAGTTTGTGTCAGGAATGGGAGAAAAATATGATGTATATGCTCCTATCAATGGAGAAATTATTGGTGAGTTTAAAGCAGCTACTAAAACTCAATTGGACGAAGTCGTAGCTAAAGCTAAAGTTGCTCAAGAAGCTTGGGCAGGTTTAACTGCAAAATCGAGATCTAAGGTTATTTATAAATATAGAGAATTACTTATGAAATATAGGGAAGAATTATCAGTAGTTAACTGTGAAGAAAATGGGAAATCGATGGAAGAGGCCTATGCCGGTGTAGATAAAGCTATTGAATTAACAGAATTTGCTTGTTCTATTCCACAATTAATTTCTGGGAAAACCCAGGATGTCAGCAGAGGAGTCAACTGTAAGGAAGAGAGAAGACCCCTAGGAGTTGTAGCATCTATCACTCCGTTTAACTTCCCGGTAATGGTTCCCCATTGGACTGTTCCAAATGCAATAGCTCTAGGAAATGCAATAATCTTAAAGCCATCGGAGCTAACACCTATTTCAGCAATGAAAATGGCAGAACTCTGGGAGGAGGCAGGATTACCTGAAGGGATATTCAATGTAGTTAACGGTGGAAAAGAGATTGTTGAAGGGATTTGTGACAATCAAGATATCGTAGCTGTATCATTTGTGGGATCAACTCCTGTAGCTGAAATCGTTCATAAAAGAGGATCGGCTAACTCCAAGAGGGTTTTAGCGTTGGGTGGAGCAAAAAATCATATTGTAGTAATGCCGGATGCTAATAAAGATGCAGGTAGTAGAGATATTATTTCATCTGCCTTTGGAATGTCCGGGCAGAGGTGTATGGCCGTATCTGTAATGATTGGTGTTGGAAGTATAGACGATGTATATGAAGAAGTTATTACTAAGGCTAAAAATATGGTTCCCGGAGTAGATCTTCCTCCGGTTATCTCAGAGGCTGCTATAAAAAAAATAGAGGACTACTTAAATTACGCCGAGGAAAATGGAGCTGAAATTATAGTTGATGGAAGAACAGTTAAAGGAGATAGGGGATATTTTATAGGGCCATCTATTATTGACTGGGGTAACAGTAAAAAAATGAGCAGCGAAGAGATCTTCGGACCTGTTTTGGAGATTAGAAGCGCTAATACAATCGCTGAAGCTGCATCTATTCAAAATGAGTCACCATATGGAAATGCTGCTGCAATCTTTACTCAGAATGGTAGATTTGTAGATGAAGCTATAAGAGAGTTCCAGGCAGGAATGTTAGGGGTTAATATCGGAGTGCCTGTTCCAAGAGAACCATTTTCATTTGGAGGGATCAAAGATTCTAAATTTGGATATGGGGATATCACAGGAGTTTCTTCCATAGATTTTTGGACAAATTTAATAAAAATAACTACAAAGTGGAATCCAGAGCATAAAGTAGACTGGATGAGCTAA